Within the Magnetospirillum sp. ME-1 genome, the region ATTGATGCCGACCACCGTCCCGTTGGAAATCACCAGCGGACCGCCGGAATTGCCCTGGTTGATGGCGGCGTCGGTCTGCAGCAGGTTGGAATGGGTCACGCCCTCGATCACCATGGACTTGCGCTTGGCGGAAATGATGCCGCGGCTGACGGTCATGTCCAGACCGAAGGGAGTCCCGATGGCGATCACTTCGTCGGCGACCTGCACCCCGTCGCTGTCGCCCAGAACGGCGGCTGTCAACGGCGTCTTGGGGGCGACCTTCAGCAAGGCGAGATCCAGAGCCTCGTCCATCTTGATGATTTCGGCGGAATAGCGGGTCGAGCCCACGTCGTCCTGCACGGTAACGAACACCGAATTGGCGCCGCGCACCACATGATAGTTGGTGACGATGAAGCCGTCGTTACGGACGATCACGCCGGTGCCGATGTTTTCCACCGACCGGGTGGCGGGATTGGCGAAATGGGGCAGTCCGTCAGGGTTGGCCAAGCCCAGGGGATCGGGCATGGCCTGCCCGTTGGCCGATGACGCGGTCACGGCGACGACGCTGTTGCGCAGCAAGGTGACGACGCTGGAGAACGGCCCCCCGGCCCCAATGGGAGCCGGTCCGAAATCCACCATGGGAGGCATGGTCGCTATAGCACCGGCGGCCGAGGGCGGCGCCACGCGGGCACCAGCCGGAACCGACATGGCCGGATTGACGGCTGCCGACGGCCCGCCCTGCTGTACCGGAACATTGACGGCAGGGCCGGTGCCCCGCCCCATCTGCTCCAACATGGCGCCGAGACGAAGACCGCCCGAGGACTGCCGGTAAATGAAGGCGCCAAATAGGACGACCAGGGCAACCACGCCCATGAGCATCAGATAGCGCTTCAGATCCTTGCCGCAGGAAGCATCGCCGCGCCCGCCGTCTTCTACGTCACCATTGAACATGGCCATCAACCATCGATGTCAGGGTCTGAAGCGGTCCCCTTGTTGGAACGAGGCAACCGCACGGATTGCACCCCGGAGGCCAACGCGACCAAGCCAAGGATGAGCAGGGCCACCGGCACCGCTCCGCGCAGGAACTCGGTCACCGACCACCACCATGCCGTCACCCCCAGCAATCCGAGGGCAAGCGCCAGCAGTCCGAAAATCACGCTTGGCATAAACGTTACTCCAGTCTTGATGCAGAGCGAATGGCGCTACGCCACCCCGTCGTCCCCTGGGGCGTCGTCGCCGCCGCCGTCACGCGCCTCGCGTTTTAGCAGGCGCAATGCATACGCCGATATAATCAAGTTTCCAACACCAGTAAAGACAAAAGGTGCCGGCGGGCCAACATAATCAAATAAAAACCCGCCGACCTGAACAAAGAAAATAATACCAATGCACCCAATAACATTAAATGCGCCAAGCACAGACCCAAGCAAATCCCTAGGCGCGTAGTCAACTGTTAATATTTGAGGCGCCACAAAACAACCAGCCTGCCCGGACGCAATCAACAAGATGGGCAGTACGATGAACCAGTCGAACGGATTGATGATGAAACCCAACATTATGAATCCCAGGGCGGAGAGCACCATCCCGAGCAGAACCGCCTGAATGCGGCCGAAATGCTCGATAAACGACCGCCAAACCGGGATCGAGAGCATGACCACCGCCCCCATCAGCCCGATCAAGATTCCGGCCCGCGCCGCCGCCTCGGCCTGCCCGACCTTGATCAGATCGGCAAAGTAGATGAACCACAGCATGAGGAAGAGCCCTACGAACACCATGTCGCTGCGGGCGAACAGCGAACTGGCGAAAGCCAGGCGCAGGCGGGGCTCCGCCTTCACCAAGCTCCAGACCGCCCGCCAGGGAACCGAGGTTTCCTGGGTGCGCGGAGCGACATCCACCAGGAATTTCCCCGCCAGCCAAGCACCGGCCAGGGAGACCGCCGCCGTCAGCAGCATGGTCACGGCGATGCCCGCATGGGCCGGGATCTGCATCAAAACAGCGTAGACCAGCGTCACCCCGAAGGCCATCATGAACGCGGTATTGGACATCAGGCGCGCCCGGGTGTCGTCGTCGCTGAAATCCCCGGCCAGGGCCGACAATTGAGGCCATACCGCGCCGCTGCCCGCCGACATGATGACCCGCGAAACGTAATAGACGACCAGCGCCCCGATGGAGGCACCGCCGATCCAGGGGCTGAGCGGCGCGATCACCGCACCGATGGCGGCGACCAGAAAACCGGCCACGATGATCCTGACCCGCCCGATCCGATCCGACAGGTAGCCGAGATAGGCGAAGATGAAGAGATCCAGAACCTCGGTCACCACCTGCACATTGGCATTGACGGCGCCGGCGGTTTCGAATGAGATATTAAGAACGTTTCGCAAGAATAGCGGCTGAATAGCAACCACCAGGGTCATGAAAACCATGCACAACGCCGACAGCAAATAAAGGGCGTTGTGCTGGCGCACTTTAACTTCTGCCGCAGCCGCTTCCACTCGAGACACCCGTCACCTCCGATTCGGTCAGACTATAACAGCGAGTCGGGGGCGGTTGACAACACATAAACACAGGGTTCATACGAAGGTACCCCGTAATCCGCCGCTGCAGCGGATTGCGTATATATGCTCGAAACAAAAAGTCTCGATTTCCTGCCGCCGCCCTCGGATTCGGATCAGATGCTCTCTTCACCAGAAGATAACGATAATCGAACGCAACATGCCGGACTTTCCCGCATGCGGACTTATGCTACGGCTTTGCTTGCCTTGATCTCCGCTGTGTTCGCATTCTCCGTTTGGGGCGAGAAAGCCTGGCCCTGGCTGGCGCCGGTTCGGGCCTTCGCCGAAGCCGCCCTGGTCGGCGGCATCGCCGATTGGTTCGCGGTTACCGCCCTGTTTCGCCATCCTTTCGGACTTCCCATCCCCCACACCGCCGTCATTCCCCGCAATCACGGCCGGATCGCCGCCGCCATCGGCCGGTTCGTCGCCGACAACCTGCTGGCGTCGCAGGCCCTGGCCCAACGGCTGGAGGAACTCGATACCGCCGGACGGCTGGGGCGCTGGCTGGCCCGGCCTGAGACGGCGGCCATGATCGCCGCCCGGATCGCCGGATCGCTCCCCCCCATCGTCGATACAATCGGCGAGCAACGGTGGCGCAGCACCATCGGCGGCGGTCTGCGCAAGGTGGTCGATACCGCCATCACCGCCCCGCGCATGGCCAACATCTTGTCCTACATGGTGGGGCGCGGCTATCACCACGCCATCTTGGATCATCTGGTGACCGAGGCCCGCTCCTTCGTCGCCCAGAACCGTTCATTCATCCGCGCCAAGGTCGCCAAGGAATGTCCGGAATGGCTGCCGCTGTGGGTGGAGACCCAGATCGCACAGGGCGTCACCCAAGGCATCGACGGCTCACTGGGGGAGCTGACCGCCCCCGACCATCCCTGGCGGCTGAAATTCGAGCTCTTCGTCCACGAAACCATCGACGGCATGACCAATTCGCCGCATTTTGCCCAGCGGATCGAGGAGGTCAAGATGCAGGTTCTCGACGATCCCGCCCTGGATGCCTATCTCCGCCAGTTGGGAAGCAGCGCCTACGACCACCTGATGGAGGAGGCCAAGACCATGGAGATGCTCCTTGAAAACGGCCTGCGCGAGATCGGTCAACGGCTGGAGCACGACACCGCCATGCGGGCGACCCTGAACCGCTGGCTGCGCGACGCCACCGAAGCCTTGCTGGTGCCCCGGCGCGAGCTGATAGGCTCGCTGATCACCGATCTGGTCATGCGCTGGCGCACCCCGTTCCTGATCGAGAAGCTGGAAAGCCATGTGGGCAAGGATCTTCAGTATATCCGCATTAACGGCACCGTGGTCGGCGGCCTGGTCGGATTGGCCATCTACACGGTCACGACGCTGGCTCAGCGCAAGTGCATCAGCTCGTTTTTCTAGAGTTTCTCGATTTCTGATTCGGCTTGAATGCGAGAAACTCTAGGCTCGGCGGGAGCGGGCGGAGCCTCCGCCGACGGCGGGACACTCGCGGGGGCGGGCGGATTTTCCGGCTTGTGGGCCGGGCGCGTCCATTGGATGGCGGCTCCGGCGGCGCAGGCCGAACAATAAGGCGCCCATGACCCCGAGGTAGCGCCGCAAGCCTCGCACACCCAGGTGGGCGCTGCCGGAGCTTCGCGTTCACGGCGGCGCCAGATTTCCGCCCGCTCCGCTCCGCCAGGCTCCTTGTCCTCGATCTCGGCCATCAGCCGACATCCCAACGCATCGGGCGCGATCTTCAGCGCCGCCATGAGGTGACGG harbors:
- the mamH gene encoding magnetosome biogenesis transporter MamH → MSRVEAAAAEVKVRQHNALYLLSALCMVFMTLVVAIQPLFLRNVLNISFETAGAVNANVQVVTEVLDLFIFAYLGYLSDRIGRVRIIVAGFLVAAIGAVIAPLSPWIGGASIGALVVYYVSRVIMSAGSGAVWPQLSALAGDFSDDDTRARLMSNTAFMMAFGVTLVYAVLMQIPAHAGIAVTMLLTAAVSLAGAWLAGKFLVDVAPRTQETSVPWRAVWSLVKAEPRLRLAFASSLFARSDMVFVGLFLMLWFIYFADLIKVGQAEAAARAGILIGLMGAVVMLSIPVWRSFIEHFGRIQAVLLGMVLSALGFIMLGFIINPFDWFIVLPILLIASGQAGCFVAPQILTVDYAPRDLLGSVLGAFNVIGCIGIIFFVQVGGFLFDYVGPPAPFVFTGVGNLIISAYALRLLKREARDGGGDDAPGDDGVA
- a CDS encoding DUF445 domain-containing protein, whose product is MFAFSVWGEKAWPWLAPVRAFAEAALVGGIADWFAVTALFRHPFGLPIPHTAVIPRNHGRIAAAIGRFVADNLLASQALAQRLEELDTAGRLGRWLARPETAAMIAARIAGSLPPIVDTIGEQRWRSTIGGGLRKVVDTAITAPRMANILSYMVGRGYHHAILDHLVTEARSFVAQNRSFIRAKVAKECPEWLPLWVETQIAQGVTQGIDGSLGELTAPDHPWRLKFELFVHETIDGMTNSPHFAQRIEEVKMQVLDDPALDAYLRQLGSSAYDHLMEEAKTMEMLLENGLREIGQRLEHDTAMRATLNRWLRDATEALLVPRRELIGSLITDLVMRWRTPFLIEKLESHVGKDLQYIRINGTVVGGLVGLAIYTVTTLAQRKCISSFF
- the mamI gene encoding magnetosome protein MamI, which gives rise to MPSVIFGLLALALGLLGVTAWWWSVTEFLRGAVPVALLILGLVALASGVQSVRLPRSNKGTASDPDIDG